Below is a genomic region from Sulfitobacter sp. OXR-159.
TGAACACCGCATAGGCGGCGCCGAAATAGGTGAGCCAAGCCAGCAGGACGCTGGCAATCTCATCGTACCATGCGGGCGATGCACCGAGGTAACGCATGGTGGTCGAATAAACGACCGCTCCCGCCAGTGTCACCAACAGCGCGAGGCAAGCCGTTTCGATTGCCCAAAGAAGTAAACGCTCGATCTTAGCGACCATGCCTGTCTCCTGTTCTAAGCGGCCCCGGCCAGCCCATGCCAACCGGGGCGAAGCTGCGTTTACTTGGCCAGTTCTTGCGCGCGCGAGACGAGCGCTTCGCCCCCCGGCACTTGGCTGGAGAAGGCAGCGTAGATCGGCGCGGAGGCTTCGATAAAGGCGGCCTTGTCAGCCTCATTGACCTCTACCCCCGCTGCGCGGACCTTCTCGACCAATTCACCGTCGGCGGTTTCGCCCTGGTTCAGCGACCAGTCCTGAACGGATGCAGCAACTTCGGTCGCGGCGGTTTTGACCTCATCGGGAAGTTTCGACCAGGTTTCGGCCCCGGTAGTCAGATAGGTAGGTGAATAGACGTGGCCAGTCAGGCTCAGGTAGCCCTGCACCTCTTGGAAATTCGCGCCGACGATATTGGTCAGCGGGTTTTCCTGCCCGTCCATTGTGCCGGTCTGAAGGGCGACGAACACTTCAGAGAAAGACATCGGCGTCGGGTTTGCGCCCCATTCTTTGAACATCGAAACCCGCCATTCAGAAGAGGGCGTGCGGATTTTGAGCCCATCCAAATCGCTGGGGGTGTTGATCGGGCGGGCGTTGTTGGTGATCTGGCGGAAACCGTTTTCCCAAGTAGAAAGCACTTCAAGCCCGGCTTTGCGCGCCAATGGGGCCAAATCGGGCTGCACGATCTCGGCGTCGATTGCTTTTAGGTGCGCGCGATCCTGTACCAAAAACGGCATGTCAAAGAGCGCAAATTCGGGCGCAATGTTGGCCATGATGGAAGAGATCAGCGTGAAATCCACGGTGCCCAGACGCAGCTTTTGCATCAGTTCCTTTTCGTTGCCGAGCTGTGCATCGGCATAGAATTCCACCGTGTGGGCGTCGCCCAGTTGCTCTTGCAGTTGTTCGGCAAAGCGTGCGGCGCTTTTGCCCTGCAGGCTGTTCGACGCCGCACCCACGGCCACCACATAGGTGTCCGCGGCCACGGGTGTCACAAGTGCAAAGGTCGCCGCAGCCAGACTGGCGCTCAGGCTCTTTGTAAGGGTTTTCATCGTATCTCCTCCGTTGGTTAAGAAAGTTCTGCCGCATCCATTGCACCTTTGCCTATCGGGAAATGAGCCACGAACGCACGGCAGCTTGTGCAGTCGTTGATTTTTCATTTCTTCCCCTCCGTAATTTGG
It encodes:
- a CDS encoding TRAP transporter substrate-binding protein, whose product is MKTLTKSLSASLAAATFALVTPVAADTYVVAVGAASNSLQGKSAARFAEQLQEQLGDAHTVEFYADAQLGNEKELMQKLRLGTVDFTLISSIMANIAPEFALFDMPFLVQDRAHLKAIDAEIVQPDLAPLARKAGLEVLSTWENGFRQITNNARPINTPSDLDGLKIRTPSSEWRVSMFKEWGANPTPMSFSEVFVALQTGTMDGQENPLTNIVGANFQEVQGYLSLTGHVYSPTYLTTGAETWSKLPDEVKTAATEVAASVQDWSLNQGETADGELVEKVRAAGVEVNEADKAAFIEASAPIYAAFSSQVPGGEALVSRAQELAK